A section of the Camelus dromedarius isolate mCamDro1 chromosome 14, mCamDro1.pat, whole genome shotgun sequence genome encodes:
- the GABRD gene encoding gamma-aminobutyric acid receptor subunit delta isoform X1: protein MDAPAWLLPPLLLLCAQQHRGTRAMNDIGDYVGSNLEISWLPNLDGLMEGYARNFRPGIGGPPVNVALALEVASIDHISEVNMEYTMTVFLHQSWRDSRLSYNHTNETLGLDSRFVDKLWLPDTFIVNAKSAWFHDVTVENKLIRLQPDGVILYSIRITSTVACDMDLAKYPMDEQECTLHLESYGYSSEDIVYYWSENQEQIHGLDRLQLAQFTITSYRFTTELTNFKSAGQFPRLSLHFHLRRNRGVYIIQSYMPSILLVAMSWVSFWISQAAVPARVSLGITTVLTMTTLMVSARSSLPRASAIKALDVYFWICYVFVFAALVEYAFAHFNADYRKKQKAKVKVKVKEQRAEMDVKNAVVLFSLSAAGVTQELAVSRRQPRVPRNLMGSYRSVEVETGEMKKQGGARSRGLRALFKPIDADTIDIYARAVFPAAFAAVNVIYWAAYTM, encoded by the exons AGCAATGAATGACATTGGCGACTATGTCGGCTCCAACCTGGAGATATCCTGGCTCCCCAACCTGGACGGCTTGATGGAAGGCTACGCCCGCAACTTCCGGCCTGGTATTGGAG GCCCCCCCGTGAACGTGGCACTCGCCCTCGAGGTGGCCAGCATCGACCACATCTCGGAGGTGAATATG GAGTACACCATGACCGTGTTTCTGCACCAGAGCTGGCGGGACAGCAGGCTGTCCTACAACCACACCAACGAGACTCTGGGCCTGGACAGCCGCTTCGTGGACAAGCTCTGGCTCCCAGACACCTTCATCGTGAATGCCAAGTCCGCCTGGTTCCACGACGTGACGGTGGAGAACAAGCTGATCCGGCTGCAGCCCGACGGGGTGATTCTGTACAGCATCCG AATCACCTCCACGGTGGCCTGCGACATGGACCTGGCCAAGTACCCCATGGACGAGCAGGAGTGCACACTGCATCTGGAGAGCT ATGGCTACTCGTCTGAGGACATCGTCTACTACTGGTCCGAAAACCAGGAGCAGATCCACGGGCTGGACAGGCTGCAGCTGGCCCAGTTCACCATCACCAGCTACCGCTTCACCACGGAGCTGACCAACTTCAAATCGG CCGGCCAATTCCCCCGGCTCAGCCTGCACTTCCACCTGAGGAGGAACCGGGGTGTCTACATCATCCAGTCCTACATGCCCTCCATCCTCCTGGTCGCCATGTCCTGGGTCTCCTTCTGGATCAGCCAGGCGGCAGTGCCCGCCAGGGTGTCCCTAG GCATCACCACGGTGCTGACCATGACCACACTGATGGTCAGCGCTCGCTCCTCCCTCCCGCGGGCATCAGCCATCAAGGCGCTGGACGTGTACTTCTGGATCTGCTATGTCTTTGTGTTTGCTGCCCTGGTCGAGTACGCCTTTGCCCACTTCAATGCCGACTACCGGAAGAAGCAAAAGgccaaggtcaaggtcaaggtcaaggaGCAGAGGGCCGAG ATGGACGTGAAGAATGCAGTCGTGCTCTTCTCACTCTCAGCCGCCGGCGTCACCCAGGAGCTGGCTGTGTCCCGCCGGCAGCCCCGGGTGCCCAGGAACCTCATGGGCTCCTACAGGTCGGTGGAGGTGGAGACAGGGGAGATGAAGAAGCAGGGGGGGGCCCGCTCAAGGGGCCTCCGTGCACTTTTCAAGCCCATCGACGCGGACACCATTGACATCTACGCCCGCGCTGTGTTCCCTGCTGCCTTCGCCGCAGTCAATGTCATCTACTGGGCCGCGTACACCATGTGA
- the GABRD gene encoding gamma-aminobutyric acid receptor subunit delta isoform X2: protein MNDIGDYVGSNLEISWLPNLDGLMEGYARNFRPGIGGPPVNVALALEVASIDHISEVNMEYTMTVFLHQSWRDSRLSYNHTNETLGLDSRFVDKLWLPDTFIVNAKSAWFHDVTVENKLIRLQPDGVILYSIRITSTVACDMDLAKYPMDEQECTLHLESYGYSSEDIVYYWSENQEQIHGLDRLQLAQFTITSYRFTTELTNFKSAGQFPRLSLHFHLRRNRGVYIIQSYMPSILLVAMSWVSFWISQAAVPARVSLGITTVLTMTTLMVSARSSLPRASAIKALDVYFWICYVFVFAALVEYAFAHFNADYRKKQKAKVKVKVKEQRAEMDVKNAVVLFSLSAAGVTQELAVSRRQPRVPRNLMGSYRSVEVETGEMKKQGGARSRGLRALFKPIDADTIDIYARAVFPAAFAAVNVIYWAAYTM from the exons ATGAATGACATTGGCGACTATGTCGGCTCCAACCTGGAGATATCCTGGCTCCCCAACCTGGACGGCTTGATGGAAGGCTACGCCCGCAACTTCCGGCCTGGTATTGGAG GCCCCCCCGTGAACGTGGCACTCGCCCTCGAGGTGGCCAGCATCGACCACATCTCGGAGGTGAATATG GAGTACACCATGACCGTGTTTCTGCACCAGAGCTGGCGGGACAGCAGGCTGTCCTACAACCACACCAACGAGACTCTGGGCCTGGACAGCCGCTTCGTGGACAAGCTCTGGCTCCCAGACACCTTCATCGTGAATGCCAAGTCCGCCTGGTTCCACGACGTGACGGTGGAGAACAAGCTGATCCGGCTGCAGCCCGACGGGGTGATTCTGTACAGCATCCG AATCACCTCCACGGTGGCCTGCGACATGGACCTGGCCAAGTACCCCATGGACGAGCAGGAGTGCACACTGCATCTGGAGAGCT ATGGCTACTCGTCTGAGGACATCGTCTACTACTGGTCCGAAAACCAGGAGCAGATCCACGGGCTGGACAGGCTGCAGCTGGCCCAGTTCACCATCACCAGCTACCGCTTCACCACGGAGCTGACCAACTTCAAATCGG CCGGCCAATTCCCCCGGCTCAGCCTGCACTTCCACCTGAGGAGGAACCGGGGTGTCTACATCATCCAGTCCTACATGCCCTCCATCCTCCTGGTCGCCATGTCCTGGGTCTCCTTCTGGATCAGCCAGGCGGCAGTGCCCGCCAGGGTGTCCCTAG GCATCACCACGGTGCTGACCATGACCACACTGATGGTCAGCGCTCGCTCCTCCCTCCCGCGGGCATCAGCCATCAAGGCGCTGGACGTGTACTTCTGGATCTGCTATGTCTTTGTGTTTGCTGCCCTGGTCGAGTACGCCTTTGCCCACTTCAATGCCGACTACCGGAAGAAGCAAAAGgccaaggtcaaggtcaaggtcaaggaGCAGAGGGCCGAG ATGGACGTGAAGAATGCAGTCGTGCTCTTCTCACTCTCAGCCGCCGGCGTCACCCAGGAGCTGGCTGTGTCCCGCCGGCAGCCCCGGGTGCCCAGGAACCTCATGGGCTCCTACAGGTCGGTGGAGGTGGAGACAGGGGAGATGAAGAAGCAGGGGGGGGCCCGCTCAAGGGGCCTCCGTGCACTTTTCAAGCCCATCGACGCGGACACCATTGACATCTACGCCCGCGCTGTGTTCCCTGCTGCCTTCGCCGCAGTCAATGTCATCTACTGGGCCGCGTACACCATGTGA